The genomic segment TGATTCAAAACAAAAATAGTCAACTAAATCACCATCTtccaagaaaagaaaagaagaaaaaacatatGTCGATCAGAGGAGAAAGTACTGTTATTGGCAAAAACCAGCAGATAACAAGGTTCCCTTTCTATTTTGGTGGGATAGGTAATCATGTAAGAAATTTACACACTTAAcgcaaatatatatatgtataatttaaaATGACACTGCATGATTTACAAAAGTTGTAACAAGAAAAGATATTAACCATTGATCGAGTATAGTTTAGGTGAGTGTTATTGGTAGCATCTAAggataactatatatatttaaatgcagTAATTAAGAACCAATAATCATAATGTGATGGTTAACTAACTAACATACTTGAGGCAAATGGATGCACCCTCTATTGCTCTCTAGTTGGCTCATTAGGTTAGAGATCACCAATTTTTGATACAAGCACATATAGCCCAATACTACTTGATAGAGATAAGAAGAGTGTGTGGTGAAGGAGAGGTAGTCTCCATGGAAACTCTTGTTTGTTTTCTCTGTAATTGTTGATATGTTCAATATTATGGAACTAGAAGGATGGCTAATGAAGAACCAATCCTAAACTTGCAAGGTAATAATGCTTCTCTTAATCTCTTTTAATACCTTAAATAAGATGACATTATTGCAAATATTCTTGAACATATTTGTTGATGATTGAATCTTTGATTATTGTTTAATgctcaaatttaaatttaacatTCATCATAAAGAAGCAAATATCACCGCGAAAACACATCTTGCTTTTTTCCCCTCAAACAAGCACTCTCCAATTGCTAGCAAATTCTATCAGATTCatatcattttcatattaatGGACAGGCCTAAACTTTCATCCATCAAATCGTTAAATAGATACCAAAGATTCAGTTAGCTAGTTCGAAGTATATTAACATATAAGAAACAAATTTTTAAGTACTCATGCTCAATAAACTGATTAAACATCAAGCCGCTCTTAGAGGTTCTGGGTTTAACGCGAAAGCCGAAAATAGAATTCATAACTTACCATTGTGATGGCAGATGTAGGCTGTGACTAGAACAGGAATAGTAGTTAAAAGCTTCCAAAACGAGGCCTGATCAATGACTTTTGGCATAAGACGTGGCATTTCAATGCTTCCATTTATCAATTTCATCATTGCTATTCCAGCTGTGATGATGACGAACACAATGGCCAAGCCCACTGACAATGCTGATGTGTATCTCAATGAATCTAACAACACCAATACAATTAAGAAGATTAATCAATAAACAATTCAACAGTGATTTCCCCCTTTAACGCTAAATCTATTCACCAAGCAATAGAAAGTATAGTAAATCAGCAACCAGAACTCCACAAGATTTTAGAAAATGCTAGCACGAAACGCAACCGAAACATTTAAAGCATTTTCAGTTTTTCACCCTCTATTGGGTTTTATGTGTGACCCCTAACAAAGGACTAGGAAGCATCACATGTGACCTGAATAAAATTTCAAGTTCAATTATCCTTAAACCCCGAAcaaaaaaataaagatttataTAAGAGTAGTGGTTCATAGTTCATACCCACGCGCTTGAATGAAATTAGAGGCGTGAAAACTAAAAGTGTGGTGAGCAGTAATAAGGAAGAGCGCGTAGTCCACCAATGAAGACCAAACCATTCTTCCATCACACCCGTATTGTGGACAACTCCAGACGAAGTACCTGATAAAACATCCCCTGCAACCAAAATTCAAAGTTTTCTCTCAAGTACTAATCATCAAAGTTCACCAGGAAAAATCTAATACGGATTAATCCCAACAAAATCTGAATTAATCAACACTCAAATACAGTTCTAGAACAAGTTAATTAATCGGCTGCACTAACCAAAATCTAGCTTAAACAGTCAAAACTCCATATTCCAAAAATCAAATCCCCAAATAATATAATTGAAAGGGGTAGAAAAGAAACCTTGTAATGCAATACcaataacaaaaaagaaaaaaaaaagaaagaaaataacttCAATCAAAGCCTACAATCTAGAATTggaatccaaaaatagaaaatctCGAAAATACTGAAACGAAGagagtttcttttatttttagggAGCAGAGGTCCATACCAATAATGATCATGTAGACGACGAGCATGCCCAAATTATTAACCACAATGCAGAGCTGCAGGAGAGACCGGCCTGCACCCCCGAAGGCGTCGGTGGCCAGGCTTGAATACGTTGAAGCCTTGGAAGCTCGAGAGAATCTTAGAATCATGTCAATGGAAGATTCCGTCAGCATCGAGCCAAGAACGATCATAATTAGTCCCGGAATCATTCCCAACTGCTTCACGGCCGCAGGAAGAGCCATGATCCCGGCGCCGACTATAGTCGTTGAGAGGTTGAAAACGGCGCCGG from the Humulus lupulus chromosome X, drHumLupu1.1, whole genome shotgun sequence genome contains:
- the LOC133807000 gene encoding amino acid transporter AVT6A-like isoform X3, yielding MTILPSADRKCRRSPRIPLLPQKDDDYEPLESGFDGASFSGAVFNLSTTIVGAGIMALPAAVKQLGMIPGLIMIVLGSMLTESSIDMILRFSRASKASTYSSLATDAFGGAGRSLLQLCIVVNNLGMLVVYMIIIGDVLSGTSSGVVHNTGVMEEWFGLHWWTTRSSLLLLTTLLVFTPLISFKRVDSLRYTSALSVGLAIVFVIITAGIAMMKLINGSIEMPRLMPKVIDQASFWKLLTTIPVLVTAYICHHNVHPIENELKDPMQMKSVMKASLALCSSVYVATSFFGFLLFGDQTLDDVLGNFDGDLGLPYSSLLSDVVRVSYGIHLMLVFPIVFFSLRLNIDGLLFPYAIPIAFDNRRFFSVTAALMGFIFVGANFVPSIWDAFQFTGATTAITVGFIFPAAIALSLSYATVWFYALTQRSPI
- the LOC133807000 gene encoding amino acid transporter AVT6A-like isoform X2 is translated as MTILPSADRKCRRSPRIPLLPQKDDDYEPLESGFDGASFSGAVFNLSTTIVGAGIMALPAAVKQLGMIPGLIMIVLGSMLTESSIDMILRFSRASKASTYSSLATDAFGGAGRSLLQLCIVVNNLGMLVVYMIIIGDVLSGTSSGVVHNTGVMEEWFGLHWWTTRSSLLLLTTLLVFTPLISFKRVDSLRYTSALSVGLAIVFVIITAGIAMMKLINGSIEMPRLMPKVIDQASFWKLLTTIPVLVTAYICHHNVHPIENELKDPMQMKSVMKASLALCSSVYVATSFFGFLLFGDQTLDDVLGNFDGDLGLPYSSLLSDVVRVSYGIHLMLVFPIVFFSLRLNIDGLLFPYAIPIAFDNRRFFSVTAALMGFIFVGANFVPSIWDAFQFTGATTAITVGFIFPAAIALSLLLELEAASMCLDASSS